Proteins co-encoded in one Candidatus Omnitrophota bacterium genomic window:
- the nikR gene encoding nickel-responsive transcriptional regulator NikR has protein sequence MSGLVRFGISLEDNLLEKFDRHIKNKKYTNRSEAIRDLIREDLVKKQWQEGKEVAGAVTIIYDHHERQLVNKLMDIQHDFGDFIISTQHVHLDHHNCLEVIIVKGASSKAQELADVLKSVKGVRHASLSMSTTGKGI, from the coding sequence ATGTCCGGTTTAGTCAGATTCGGCATTTCTCTGGAAGATAACCTGCTTGAGAAATTTGACCGTCACATCAAGAACAAGAAATATACCAATCGTTCCGAAGCTATTCGGGATCTTATCAGGGAAGATTTAGTAAAGAAACAATGGCAGGAAGGAAAAGAAGTAGCCGGTGCAGTTACTATTATCTATGACCACCATGAAAGGCAGCTTGTAAATAAGCTTATGGATATACAACATGATTTCGGAGATTTTATTATTTCTACCCAACATGTGCATTTGGATCATCATAATTGTCTTGAAGTGATCATTGTCAAAGGCGCTTCTTCTAAGGCCCAAGAATTAGCTGATGTTTTAAAGTCTGTAAAAGGGGTACGGCACGCCTCTTTAAGTATGTCTACTACCGGAAAAGGCATATAG
- a CDS encoding ABC transporter permease — MIELKNIYKTYQMGKIKVKALDGVSLEIAEGEFVAIMGASGSGKSTLMHILGLLDSPDSGSYLLEGQELSGLPQERQAKIRNKLVGFIFQQFHLLARMSALENAELPLVYCGKRHIKELAQKEIEAVGLKERMFHKPNELSGGQQQRVAIARALVNQPLIILADEPTGNLDSKSKAEILDILKNLNQKGKTVVIVTHENEVASCAKRIITMRDGKVISDKNISNQSNKAIGYSSGLVKEALLEHKVSSVKGMEFLDYLRQAIFAMLSHKMRAFLSILGILIGVAAVIAMLAVGQGAKESIEKQLSSLGSNLLMIRPAAQRMMGVSLESGTVTRFTLEDVKDIKGLTDYVKSASPSVTSRAQIVYTNQNWNTQVEGVDVDYAQLRAAVPEIGRFFNPEEVRSRSKVVLLGATVVRELFGETNPIGETIKINLINFKVIGILPVKGSSGPRDQDDTVIIPITTAMYRVMGKEYVDSIYVQAKDANLIDQAQEAISKLIIKQHRLITKTQEDSFQIRNMADIKNALTATTQTMSLLLGSIAAISLLVGGIGIMNIMLVSVTERTREIGLRKAIGANNKDIMTQFLIEAVLMSFIGGLAGVLLGSGISVLITMFAGWAVKVSLFSIILSTVFSLAVGIVFGLWPARQASQLNPIEALRYE; from the coding sequence ATGATAGAATTAAAGAATATTTATAAAACTTATCAGATGGGCAAGATAAAGGTAAAAGCCCTGGACGGCGTCTCTCTTGAGATTGCCGAGGGGGAATTCGTGGCGATTATGGGCGCTTCGGGTTCGGGAAAATCTACCCTTATGCATATTCTGGGGCTTTTAGACAGCCCGGATTCAGGCTCTTATCTTTTAGAGGGCCAGGAATTAAGCGGCTTGCCGCAAGAAAGGCAGGCTAAGATCAGGAATAAGCTGGTGGGTTTTATTTTTCAGCAGTTTCATCTTTTGGCGCGCATGAGCGCTTTGGAGAACGCAGAATTGCCGTTAGTGTATTGCGGGAAAAGGCACATAAAAGAACTGGCGCAAAAGGAGATTGAGGCCGTTGGCTTAAAAGAAAGGATGTTCCATAAGCCAAATGAGCTTTCCGGAGGCCAGCAGCAGCGAGTAGCTATAGCAAGGGCATTGGTCAATCAACCGTTGATAATATTAGCGGATGAACCAACAGGAAATCTTGATTCTAAAAGTAAAGCCGAAATCCTGGATATTTTAAAGAATTTAAACCAGAAAGGTAAAACCGTTGTTATTGTTACTCACGAGAATGAAGTAGCTTCCTGTGCCAAGCGCATTATTACTATGCGTGATGGAAAGGTCATTTCCGATAAAAATATTTCTAATCAATCCAATAAAGCCATAGGGTATTCAAGCGGGCTGGTTAAAGAAGCCCTTTTAGAACATAAGGTTTCTTCTGTAAAGGGCATGGAGTTTTTGGATTATCTGCGCCAGGCAATTTTTGCTATGCTTTCGCATAAGATGCGCGCGTTCTTGTCTATCTTAGGCATTCTTATCGGGGTAGCCGCGGTTATCGCCATGCTTGCCGTGGGCCAAGGCGCTAAAGAATCCATAGAAAAACAGTTATCGTCTTTAGGGTCTAATCTTCTTATGATCAGGCCAGCAGCGCAAAGGATGATGGGAGTCTCATTAGAATCCGGGACAGTGACGCGTTTTACGCTTGAAGATGTAAAGGATATTAAGGGTTTAACCGATTATGTTAAAAGCGCCAGCCCCTCGGTAACATCCCGGGCGCAAATAGTCTATACGAATCAGAATTGGAATACGCAGGTTGAGGGCGTGGATGTGGATTACGCGCAATTGCGCGCTGCTGTGCCGGAAATTGGAAGGTTTTTTAACCCGGAGGAAGTCCGTTCCCGAAGTAAAGTTGTCTTGCTGGGAGCAACTGTAGTAAGGGAACTTTTTGGCGAGACTAACCCGATAGGCGAAACAATAAAAATAAACCTGATAAATTTCAAGGTAATCGGCATACTTCCGGTCAAGGGCTCAAGCGGCCCGCGCGATCAGGATGACACGGTGATTATTCCTATAACTACCGCAATGTACAGGGTCATGGGAAAAGAGTATGTTGATTCTATATATGTTCAGGCAAAAGACGCTAATCTTATTGATCAGGCGCAAGAAGCCATAAGCAAGCTTATCATAAAACAGCATCGCTTAATAACTAAAACCCAGGAAGATTCATTTCAAATTAGGAATATGGCTGATATTAAGAATGCCTTGACTGCTACTACACAAACTATGTCGCTACTTTTAGGTTCAATTGCTGCAATCTCGCTTTTGGTGGGAGGCATTGGCATAATGAATATAATGCTTGTTTCAGTGACCGAGCGCACTCGGGAGATAGGGCTGCGTAAGGCTATTGGAGCTAATAATAAAGATATTATGACCCAGTTTTTGATCGAGGCGGTTTTGATGTCTTTTATTGGGGGCTTGGCAGGGGTATTATTGGGAAGCGGTATTTCTGTGTTGATAACAATGTTTGCCGGATGGGCAGTAAAAGTATCTTTATTTTCAATTATTCTCTCCACGGTTTTTTCTCTTGCTGTAGGCATAGTTTTTGGCCTATGGCCAGCACGCCAGGCGTCACAGCTTAATCCTATCGAAGCGCTGCGTTACGAATAA
- a CDS encoding efflux RND transporter periplasmic adaptor subunit, giving the protein MRNKTKLISGILILAAVLAVYLFKVSRGDKQQEAGKEIRPFIGDIQNTVSTTGTVLPRNRLEVKPPVNGRVEQILVKEGEQVKTGQTLGWMSSTERAALLDVARGQGEEKLKYWQEVYKAIPLVSPIDGEVIVQTTQPGQTVTTSDAVVVLSDQLIVRAQADETDIGKLKLGQKAVITLDAYPDIKVKAFVNHIYYESTTENNVTIYKVDLVPENIPDSFRSGMNASIDFIIAQKDNALIIEQDAVFKKGDKAYVFVKTADSQPEKREIKLGLSDDKNYEVVSGISAADTVLVQSVKYSLPKDNSGTNPFMPFRNRQNRATQSAK; this is encoded by the coding sequence ATGCGCAATAAAACAAAATTAATATCCGGTATTCTTATTCTGGCGGCAGTACTTGCGGTATATCTATTTAAGGTAAGCCGCGGCGATAAACAGCAGGAAGCGGGCAAAGAAATCCGGCCTTTTATCGGGGATATCCAGAATACTGTGTCTACTACAGGCACAGTGCTTCCCAGAAACAGGTTAGAAGTAAAACCTCCGGTAAACGGCAGGGTAGAGCAGATTTTAGTTAAGGAGGGAGAGCAGGTAAAGACAGGGCAAACCTTGGGCTGGATGAGCTCAACCGAGAGGGCCGCGCTTTTGGATGTGGCGCGCGGGCAGGGCGAAGAAAAATTAAAATATTGGCAGGAAGTTTATAAGGCAATCCCGCTTGTCTCGCCTATTGACGGGGAAGTAATCGTGCAGACCACCCAGCCCGGGCAGACTGTGACTACAAGTGACGCGGTTGTGGTTTTATCCGACCAGTTGATCGTGCGCGCGCAAGCCGATGAAACCGACATCGGTAAGCTTAAATTGGGGCAGAAGGCAGTCATCACATTGGACGCCTATCCGGATATCAAGGTGAAGGCTTTTGTTAACCACATATATTATGAATCCACCACAGAAAACAACGTTACAATCTATAAGGTTGATTTGGTGCCTGAAAATATCCCTGATTCTTTTCGTTCCGGAATGAACGCTTCTATTGATTTTATTATCGCGCAAAAAGATAATGCCTTGATTATTGAGCAGGACGCGGTGTTTAAGAAAGGCGATAAAGCCTATGTTTTTGTTAAAACCGCCGATTCCCAGCCGGAGAAAAGGGAAATCAAACTGGGCTTATCAGATGATAAGAACTATGAAGTTGTTTCCGGAATATCCGCCGCAGACACGGTTTTGGTTCAATCTGTGAAATATTCCCTTCCCAAAGATAATTCAGGGACCAATCCTTTTATGCCGTTTCGAAATAGGCAGAACAGGGCTACTCAAAGCGCGAAATGA
- a CDS encoding TolC family protein — MSLRIYFCLIILFSIFIPSLFAQDSLSWQDCIREAKKNNPELIYAFEGVNQKEAAKGISASGLYPQVDASFNASTARTKTTNSSGLTTKATKDSYSYGLSATQLVFDGFKTVDNLKEAAENIKSARENYRFASSSVRLGLRSGFVGLLKAQELVTVIEEILKIRRDNLELITLRYYSGLEHRGALLTAEANLMQAQADLASAKRDMQFAQINLSRQMGRAEFKPFKVTGDFSVTENTDTPPDFQGILKKHPSVLEAQSQVNAASFNLRSTYSQFYPQVSATAGANRSGEHLPAKDKVWELGLGIDLPIFEGGLRSAQVAQAKALYNQAQANQRSVSDQAFVNLQQAWVNLLDALDTVNVKLKLLNASLERSKIAEAQYSTGFIGFNDWIIIQNDLVSAKKSYLQAQADALSSQASWVNAKGETLEYAQ, encoded by the coding sequence ATGAGCTTAAGAATATATTTTTGTTTGATTATATTGTTTAGTATTTTTATTCCCAGTCTTTTTGCCCAAGATTCGCTTAGCTGGCAGGATTGTATCCGCGAGGCCAAAAAGAATAACCCGGAATTAATTTACGCTTTTGAAGGCGTGAATCAGAAAGAAGCTGCTAAGGGCATCTCCGCAAGCGGACTTTATCCCCAAGTTGACGCAAGCTTTAATGCTTCTACCGCAAGGACTAAGACTACAAATAGCTCTGGTTTAACTACTAAAGCCACCAAAGATTCATATTCCTACGGCTTAAGCGCCACGCAGTTAGTTTTTGATGGTTTTAAAACTGTTGATAACCTGAAGGAAGCCGCGGAAAATATTAAATCTGCCAGGGAAAATTACCGTTTTGCTTCTTCAAGCGTCAGGCTAGGTTTACGTAGCGGCTTTGTGGGCTTATTAAAAGCGCAAGAATTAGTCACGGTAATAGAAGAAATCCTGAAGATAAGAAGGGATAACCTGGAATTAATTACCTTGCGTTATTATTCTGGCTTGGAACATAGGGGCGCGTTATTGACTGCCGAGGCTAACCTTATGCAGGCGCAGGCGGATTTAGCAAGCGCTAAAAGGGATATGCAATTCGCGCAAATAAATCTAAGCCGGCAGATGGGCAGAGCTGAATTTAAACCGTTTAAAGTAACAGGGGATTTTTCTGTTACAGAAAATACCGATACGCCGCCTGATTTTCAGGGCATCCTTAAAAAACATCCTTCGGTGTTAGAGGCGCAAAGCCAGGTAAACGCGGCATCGTTTAATTTAAGGTCTACTTATTCGCAATTTTATCCGCAGGTTTCCGCAACCGCGGGCGCTAATCGTTCAGGCGAGCATCTACCGGCAAAGGATAAGGTCTGGGAGTTGGGCCTGGGAATAGATTTGCCTATTTTTGAAGGTGGCCTAAGGTCTGCGCAAGTTGCTCAAGCTAAGGCATTATACAACCAGGCGCAGGCAAATCAAAGAAGCGTTAGCGACCAGGCTTTTGTGAATTTGCAACAGGCATGGGTTAATTTATTGGATGCTTTGGATACGGTAAATGTTAAGCTGAAATTGTTAAACGCTTCTTTAGAGCGTTCAAAAATCGCCGAGGCGCAATATTCCACAGGTTTTATTGGTTTTAACGATTGGATCATTATCCAGAATGATTTGGTAAGCGCCAAGAAATCTTATTTACAGGCGCAGGCAGATGCTTTATCCAGTCAGGCCAGTTGGGTAAACGCGAAAGGAGAAACATTAGAATATGCGCAATAA
- a CDS encoding DHA2 family efflux MFS transporter permease subunit, producing the protein MNKVNKWIIALTVIFPTLIEVIDTSVVNVSLDHIRGSLSAGVDEATWAITAYLVANAIVIPLTGWLSRVFGRRNYVLFSITLFTVSSFMCGSAKSLSMLIFFRVLQGIGGGGLQPISQAILFETFPPAQYGMAMAIFGVGVLFGPIIGPLLGGWITDNWSWNWIFYINIPIGVLSIIMVSIFIKDPPYLTRIKEKIDYWGLAFIVLAVGSLQVILDKGQREDWFASAFITRLSVVSVISFILFIIIELRVKSPVLNIRQLKNISFASANAIQFVAFFGLFGSIVILPLFVQQLLGYNAFLAGFVIAPGGLATLLMMPMVGRLVTRINPKFILFTGVIVLSYSMVVMSNFNLYVDYNIILWSRIVMGVGMGMIFIPLTTMAFTTINKEEMGNATSIFNLLRNIAGSFGIAFMTTILARRSQFHQFILSEKLNVFDQRYQIALDKAGSILAQNGAYSSHAANGLIHQQLLRQANLFSFNDAFYVGAIAMLCVLPLVFLLKRPVHSENLSVPLH; encoded by the coding sequence ATGAATAAAGTAAACAAATGGATCATTGCCTTAACAGTCATATTCCCCACTCTTATTGAGGTAATAGATACTTCGGTAGTTAATGTGTCGCTTGATCATATCCGCGGCAGTTTATCCGCAGGGGTAGATGAAGCTACCTGGGCGATTACCGCGTATCTTGTAGCTAACGCCATAGTTATCCCTCTTACCGGTTGGCTAAGCCGTGTTTTTGGCAGGAGGAATTATGTTTTGTTTTCAATAACATTGTTTACCGTAAGTTCTTTTATGTGTGGAAGCGCTAAAAGCTTGTCTATGCTTATTTTCTTCAGGGTCCTGCAGGGAATAGGAGGCGGGGGCTTGCAGCCTATTTCGCAGGCGATACTGTTTGAAACATTTCCTCCGGCGCAATACGGTATGGCAATGGCTATATTTGGCGTGGGGGTTTTATTCGGGCCGATCATCGGCCCGCTTTTAGGCGGATGGATCACGGATAATTGGTCATGGAATTGGATTTTCTACATAAATATTCCGATAGGAGTACTTTCTATAATAATGGTGTCTATCTTTATAAAAGACCCTCCGTATTTAACCAGGATAAAAGAAAAGATCGATTATTGGGGCCTGGCGTTTATTGTTTTAGCGGTAGGAAGCCTTCAGGTTATATTGGATAAGGGGCAGCGTGAAGATTGGTTTGCCTCTGCTTTTATAACCCGCTTATCGGTAGTAAGTGTAATTTCGTTTATTTTATTCATTATCATTGAGCTGCGGGTTAAATCGCCAGTGTTAAATATCCGGCAGTTAAAAAATATCTCTTTCGCCAGCGCCAATGCTATTCAATTTGTCGCTTTTTTCGGGCTTTTCGGAAGTATTGTTATTTTGCCGCTTTTTGTCCAACAGCTATTAGGGTATAACGCGTTTCTTGCCGGGTTTGTTATCGCCCCTGGCGGCCTGGCGACTCTTTTGATGATGCCTATGGTTGGCAGGTTGGTAACTAGGATAAACCCGAAATTTATCCTTTTTACGGGGGTTATTGTTTTATCGTATTCCATGGTTGTTATGTCAAACTTTAATCTTTATGTTGATTATAATATTATACTTTGGTCAAGGATTGTCATGGGCGTAGGCATGGGCATGATCTTTATCCCGTTGACGACCATGGCTTTTACCACTATAAATAAAGAAGAGATGGGTAACGCTACAAGCATTTTTAATCTCTTGAGGAATATTGCGGGAAGTTTCGGGATTGCCTTTATGACCACAATCCTTGCCCGCAGGTCACAGTTTCATCAGTTTATTCTTTCTGAGAAACTGAATGTGTTTGACCAGCGTTACCAGATAGCCTTGGATAAGGCGGGTTCGATTTTAGCGCAGAACGGCGCGTATTCTTCTCACGCGGCAAATGGATTAATCCATCAGCAGTTGCTGCGGCAGGCCAACTTGTTTTCTTTTAATGACGCTTTTTATGTAGGGGCGATAGCCATGCTTTGTGTTTTACCATTGGTTTTTCTTTTGAAACGTCCGGTCCATTCTGAGAATTTATCTGTACCATTGCATTAG
- a CDS encoding HlyD family secretion protein, translated as MSIQNTKKGKIIILLIVLALLGAVSLAFYLISNLNFVDTDDSYIAGRVHSIASKVPGTVAFVYANDNQAVKKDQALLDIDPVDYKLQVNSAMAAFEAEAARLSDSLSRIRSARISLLQAAKDKQRADSLFKEKVLPKEKYEKSVTAYKLAIEQFKAAQDNKLLEEALVKQKQTAFKTAQVNLGYTKIYSPSQGYIANKAVETGNQIQAGQPLMAVVALDDIWVVANYKETQLKNVKPGQKVKIKVDTYPGKVFTGKVDSIMPGTGAAFSLFPPENALGNYVKVVQRIPVKIVFDKTSDAGHILRIGMSCTSSIIAKDE; from the coding sequence ATGAGCATACAAAATACGAAGAAGGGGAAAATTATTATTTTATTGATCGTGCTGGCGTTATTAGGCGCTGTAAGTTTGGCGTTTTATTTAATATCAAACCTTAATTTTGTTGATACAGATGATTCTTATATTGCCGGCAGGGTCCATAGCATAGCCTCTAAAGTTCCCGGAACGGTAGCTTTCGTATATGCAAATGATAACCAGGCCGTTAAGAAAGATCAGGCGCTTTTGGATATTGACCCTGTAGATTATAAGCTGCAGGTAAACTCTGCCATGGCAGCCTTTGAAGCTGAAGCGGCAAGATTAAGCGATTCCCTTTCGCGCATAAGGTCCGCCCGGATATCTCTTCTGCAGGCGGCAAAAGATAAGCAAAGAGCGGACAGCCTTTTTAAGGAAAAAGTTTTACCTAAAGAAAAATATGAAAAATCCGTTACCGCATATAAATTGGCCATAGAGCAGTTTAAGGCCGCACAAGATAATAAGCTTCTTGAAGAGGCGCTTGTGAAACAGAAACAGACAGCTTTTAAAACAGCGCAGGTGAATTTAGGGTATACTAAAATATACTCTCCCAGCCAAGGATATATTGCCAATAAAGCCGTTGAAACCGGCAATCAGATACAGGCAGGCCAGCCTTTGATGGCGGTGGTTGCGCTTGATGATATATGGGTGGTTGCCAATTACAAAGAAACCCAGCTTAAAAATGTTAAGCCAGGGCAGAAGGTAAAAATAAAAGTGGATACTTATCCGGGAAAAGTTTTTACCGGAAAAGTGGATAGTATTATGCCCGGGACAGGGGCTGCATTTTCGCTTTTTCCTCCGGAGAACGCGTTAGGCAATTATGTTAAAGTCGTGCAGAGAATACCAGTAAAGATAGTTTTTGATAAAACATCCGACGCCGGACATATATTGCGCATAGGCATGTCCTGTACATCGAGTATTATCGCCAAAGATGAATAA
- a CDS encoding TolC family protein encodes MISANIRKLRSRTGISQDRLSKLSDLSLNTIVKVESGANPNPTIKTLVKIAKVFDVKVDDLLKAVIFATFCACWFGSVWAGPQQPKEKVITLSEGIKIVLSDNRLIKISLLDNEISYEDSLLSRSVLLPQVSLDASRSFLRFQPASRLNSQIVNTAQKDSYSYGFNVYQTLFDFGKNLSSYMASREKTKAQEARTESVKRVAVLEFIASYFDLLEAEKMIAVFEDEVKSLVSYLNDIEHLYQQGVVVENDVLPAKVRLADVKQKLISSRNSRQLAVARLNNILSFPLRQAIIVRDIPGYPVSFPEMDRAWDMAKTNRPEVIFYNQQMQASISAERSKAAGNLPVIFAQAGYAYQQNQYQAHQDNFSTVLGAKMDLYDGGLARAQLLKERLHRQQLGQQKEKLLEDIRFEIEESYYGLENARETMLVAKDALAQAEENVRFYRAKYEAGSANPTEVLEAITQETTAQANYYNSDYQLKRGYAKYLYSMGIDLSLVYERMEK; translated from the coding sequence ATGATAAGCGCAAATATCAGGAAACTAAGGTCTAGAACAGGTATTTCACAGGACAGGCTTTCTAAGTTGTCGGATTTATCGCTTAATACTATTGTTAAAGTGGAGTCAGGGGCAAATCCTAATCCCACGATAAAAACATTGGTTAAAATCGCCAAAGTTTTTGATGTTAAAGTTGATGACCTGCTTAAAGCGGTTATTTTCGCAACATTTTGCGCCTGTTGGTTCGGTTCTGTTTGGGCTGGTCCTCAACAGCCCAAAGAGAAGGTTATTACTCTGTCAGAAGGCATAAAAATCGTCCTCTCGGATAACCGCTTAATAAAAATATCCCTTTTGGATAATGAGATCTCGTATGAAGATTCGCTTTTGAGCCGCTCGGTGCTTCTCCCGCAGGTAAGCCTTGATGCCTCGCGCTCATTCTTAAGATTTCAGCCGGCGTCAAGATTAAATTCCCAGATAGTCAATACTGCCCAAAAGGATTCATACTCTTACGGTTTTAATGTTTATCAGACTTTGTTTGATTTTGGGAAGAACCTCTCAAGTTATATGGCCTCGCGGGAGAAAACCAAGGCCCAGGAAGCCCGCACCGAAAGCGTCAAAAGAGTAGCGGTCTTGGAGTTTATTGCTTCATATTTTGACCTTTTAGAGGCGGAGAAAATGATCGCGGTATTTGAAGATGAAGTTAAAAGCCTGGTCTCTTACCTTAATGATATAGAGCATCTTTACCAGCAGGGGGTAGTGGTTGAAAACGATGTGCTTCCTGCCAAAGTGCGATTAGCTGACGTAAAGCAGAAACTGATTAGTTCGCGTAATTCCAGGCAGTTGGCCGTGGCAAGGCTGAATAATATTTTATCTTTTCCTTTAAGGCAGGCTATTATTGTACGGGATATTCCAGGCTATCCGGTTAGTTTCCCTGAAATGGACAGGGCTTGGGATATGGCAAAAACAAATAGGCCGGAAGTAATATTCTACAATCAGCAAATGCAGGCTTCAATATCAGCCGAAAGATCTAAGGCTGCGGGAAACCTGCCGGTTATTTTTGCTCAGGCCGGGTATGCATACCAACAAAACCAATATCAGGCGCATCAGGATAATTTCTCAACTGTGCTGGGGGCGAAGATGGACCTCTATGATGGCGGTTTGGCAAGAGCCCAACTTTTAAAAGAGCGTTTACACAGGCAGCAACTGGGCCAGCAAAAGGAAAAACTGCTTGAAGATATCCGCTTTGAGATCGAAGAAAGTTATTATGGCCTTGAGAATGCCAGAGAGACAATGTTAGTTGCCAAAGACGCGCTGGCACAGGCAGAAGAGAATGTGCGTTTTTACCGCGCGAAATATGAAGCCGGAAGCGCTAATCCCACGGAGGTGCTTGAGGCAATAACTCAGGAAACTACCGCTCAGGCAAATTATTATAATAGTGATTACCAGCTTAAACGGGGATACGCGAAATATCTGTATTCCATGGGGATAGATTTATCATTAGTTTACGAGAGAATGGAGAAATAA
- a CDS encoding DEAD/DEAH box helicase, with product MPHRQIAPSQQQGFYGLGIAPKILDILERLKFKVPTPIQEKVIPLALEGKDVIGIAQTGTGKTHSFAVPMCQLLAQKTDAMGLVLAPTRELAMQISENFHPLAQAFSINTACLIGGAPMDRQVQALRKNPRIVIATPGRLIDHMSHWNVVLDDLKMLVFDEADRMLDMGFAPQIEKILRFVPKDRQTMLFSATIPKEIMALAAKYMKLPVSAEVAPSGTTAENVTQELFIVRKEAKNRLLGKILAQYHGPVILFSRTKHNARKITNSIRDMGYSAAEIHSNRSLSQRKDALDGFKSGRFKVLVATDIASRGLDVKGIQLVINYDLPDDAENYVHRIGRTARAGHKGHAISFATPDQSRDVRDIEKIIRSSLPIAKHPEVPQEEFDQAVSGAAQKQKHQQKHQQKNFFRNKQRSTSNYRHFRKKF from the coding sequence ATGCCGCATAGACAAATAGCGCCATCCCAGCAGCAAGGTTTTTATGGTTTAGGTATTGCGCCTAAAATCCTTGATATCTTAGAGCGCCTTAAATTTAAGGTGCCTACTCCCATTCAGGAGAAAGTAATTCCTTTGGCTCTTGAAGGTAAAGATGTCATTGGTATTGCCCAGACAGGGACTGGTAAAACGCATTCATTCGCTGTGCCCATGTGCCAGCTGCTGGCGCAAAAAACCGATGCCATGGGTTTAGTGCTTGCTCCCACAAGAGAACTTGCCATGCAGATTAGCGAAAATTTCCATCCTTTGGCGCAGGCCTTTTCTATAAATACTGCCTGCCTTATCGGAGGGGCTCCTATGGACAGGCAAGTTCAGGCCTTGCGCAAGAATCCCCGGATTGTAATTGCTACTCCCGGCAGGTTGATTGACCACATGTCGCATTGGAATGTGGTATTGGATGATTTAAAAATGCTTGTTTTTGATGAAGCTGACCGCATGCTTGATATGGGTTTTGCTCCGCAGATAGAGAAAATCTTACGTTTTGTGCCCAAGGATAGGCAGACTATGCTTTTTTCCGCGACTATCCCTAAAGAAATTATGGCTTTGGCGGCTAAATACATGAAGCTTCCGGTTTCCGCGGAGGTCGCTCCTTCGGGGACTACCGCTGAAAACGTGACGCAAGAGCTTTTTATTGTAAGAAAAGAGGCAAAGAACCGCCTTTTAGGTAAAATCTTAGCGCAGTATCACGGCCCGGTGATTTTATTCTCCCGCACTAAACACAATGCCAGGAAGATCACAAATTCTATACGGGATATGGGTTATAGCGCGGCAGAGATCCATTCTAACCGTTCTTTAAGCCAGCGTAAAGACGCCCTTGATGGTTTCAAATCCGGCAGATTCAAGGTGTTGGTTGCTACTGATATCGCTTCGCGCGGGCTGGATGTAAAGGGGATTCAGCTTGTAATCAATTACGACCTGCCGGATGACGCGGAAAATTACGTGCACCGCATTGGGCGCACCGCCAGAGCCGGGCATAAGGGGCACGCTATTTCATTTGCCACCCCTGATCAGTCCCGTGATGTGCGCGATATTGAGAAGATTATCCGCTCCTCTTTGCCGATCGCCAAACATCCGGAAGTTCCGCAGGAAGAGTTTGACCAAGCCGTTTCCGGGGCAGCGCAAAAACAAAAGCATCAGCAAAAGCATCAACAAAAGAATTTCTTTCGCAATAAGCAACGCAGCACCAGTAACTACCGCCATTTCCGCAAGAAGTTCTAA